Part of the Zea mays cultivar B73 chromosome 4, Zm-B73-REFERENCE-NAM-5.0, whole genome shotgun sequence genome is shown below.
ATATTTACTATCCGTGTGTTTGGTTTCTTAGGTGTACACGCCCAGGTCCGTGGCATATGTTGACCGAGGAAGTGCACCTATTTGGTTGCCCGTGTGTTGGAGCTCTGAACTGCACATACGGATATAAAGAAAGCCATTTTAGGAGATATGGGTTGCATCCGCGGAGATGTGGGTAAGGTCCCGTATCCCACCATGCAGGCTTGGATGGGGCTGCACATCTGCACCGGGAAACCAAACACGTGGTATATTTCTCGTTTAACACCAGTGGTTGCCCGCAATAAGCAGGTGCATGCATGCACGCGGGGAGGCCAGTCCTGGTCTCCTGGACTGGACAGGGCTTTTGCTTCGCGGTTAGTTCGCGTCGCCTTTACCCGGCTGCCCCCACGTCACCGGCCGGAGGACTGGTCATCGTGCCACCACCCGCTCCTCGTTTTCATTTGCAAGGTCGCCTGTGCCGCTGTCCCCCGTCGCCTTATGGTGATTGattcattcagaagcaaaaaccgCACCACCACGGAAAGAGACTTGAGTGCCGGTACTAATAATTAATTGTAGTACTAGCTACATTCTTAATCGACATATTATGTAGTTAATTAATGCTAAGAATCTTATTTATTAATGTTAAGAGCTAGTTTGGGAACTATATTTTTCTAAGAGATTTTTATTTTTTTCAagtgaaattagtttatttttccatgggaaaatagaaattAATTGGAAAAATtaggtttccaaactagccctaaaggtATGATTAAATACCGTTGGATTTTACACGTACGTTTTATTAGCAATTCGGTTCCCAAACATGTCCTATACATACTTTGCTGGATGCAGCCTATTATTagctactccctccgtttctttttatttgtcgctggatagtgcaaaattgcactatccagcgacaaataaaaagaaacggagggagtactttaCAACGTACCTCTATCTAAAATCCATCCCAAGCAATTTTGCCGGCCATGCGCATGCACGGCACGGCGGGTGTCCAGTTACAAAGCACCAGCTTCGTTTTCGTTCATCGCAATTAATGGCCGTCGCCTTCGCTCGATATCTCGGCACGATATCATCATCACACACAGTCATCGTTATCGATCCCCTCGTGGTCACCACCTACGTCGCGCCCACCACTGCACACTGCACCGCACCGCACCGCACCGGATAACAACCTATCTCGATCGATCTACGGGGTATCATCGTCTCTTTAATTTATTATTAAGTTTAACGATCGCACGTTGTCAGCGTGAGATATATATATGGTAAAACGTACACTTTGCCACCAGCAAAATTTAAGCTATCGCGTCGTCTCTCCTAACTAAACGTTTTATTAACTAATCTGTTTGCTTTATTTGGTTGTTCGGGCCGGCCGATCCCGTGACATTCTGCCactcgatcgatcgatcgatcacCCCGCCACATATCACTACAGTAAACGCAGAAACGTCCGACGgccaaagccgtcggacataaggaatAAACCGTCGGAAATAGATTATTTCCGACGGTAaagccttatctccgacggctttaagccgtcggagataactcGTCGGAAATAGtgctatgtccgacggctgccgtcggacataagttatctccgacggctgcctATGCCCGTCGGAGATAACAAATCCCAACCGTTTTACCGGTCGGGATGTGGGCCCCACAGAATTAAGTCCGACGGCTCCCActaggccgtcggagataagcatctcttatgtccgacggcagtTAATGCTGTCGGACATAACTCGTTGTTATTTCCGACGGCTACCattaggccgtcggacataacaaattacagaatttacacaaaattctgttttttaaaaaatctgacatttacaaaacaaaaacagattcatgcacatatacaaattcacattcacaatcacaaatatacacattctaataagtattcacaatcacaaatattctcacataaatattaacattcacaaatttaacatcaacatataggttcgacggttgttgcaaactgaaattgtgtctcacaaacaaatgttgcaaagtgtttcataaaaaaacatcacgacacatcaatcatatccatcgtctggatggttcgagtagccacctcctccggctggactctgcgtgttgaaaaTGGTGTTCACCCACGAATTTGTTGTGTCGTcctgaccagacccatctccaggtgcggcaactgaagcgggtggtgtctgaaatccctataacacaagcacatgaaatagtaaccactcagttgttcatttaaacacataagacatttatgaacatgtcacacacgcatatgtgtacataccatagggaattgtgacggaggcggaggcggaggtggaggcgccaacattggcattggcagtgcaaagtccggaggcggcatcccatatgtcggcatcgggacgcccgcttgttgggctagttgctacaaattatatacaagtcattgttgaacaaacaagatacacatcaagtgttttgcaaaataagctacaaaatgttacttcaacttaccgagagaagagcttgattttgggcctggaggcttgcataatactcgtccctcttcttctggtactcggcttgttgtctctggtattcagattgttgcctctggtactccaattgttccctcaagactgattgatggtactctgcctgttgacgcaatactgcaagctctatctcatgggctgctgatcgtgaacgggacgactgtgaagacgacgatgtggattgtcgtccacggcgtctcagctctctggaatcaatcgtagaatcaaaaatacccaacctacaagagtgaaccatgcacttagtatagtaactcatggctcagttgaaaaccaaatcaaataatctcaccgtccatgggcttgtcctcctgcgctagcataggctgcctgagggtcgattggttggctcctccaatcgtactcctccccatggcgttgaaccatctcctgcccatacgaagcctggaggcaaacaatatcaaatataagtgcataacccctatgcccttgcaaacaatatcaacacacataatagagtatcaaaaactcactagacggtcggtggccgtctgagtgcataacacatcaggattctgaggatcagaacccctatgcccttgcatatacacctccacatccgtgggcgtacggccggattttacttcctgtacataaaagttataatgacacatttctatgtgattcaaagttacgacaaactgtgacttaccattcgcttagccaagcgcacatgaccatcaccgccgtagttgtggaacgactcagtcccacggtttcccctgttcctttcggaaatggcacgaaagTCAGGGGAAGCCCCccatctgcacaatgcccgataaccgtctgatcgggtggccatccacggcacggacacctacatgaaattttttaaataaagcaagcaaatacatggctttgtgcgatatgagaggcaacaacctgtttacctctaggtattgctcctccgtcaagtaaattgatgaccactcgacctttgtatttggcatcggtcgatcatcaacatttgctctgtaccatgcctttatagcctgaattcgtgcatagtacattgcatctgcaacgacatcgttcgcgttaaactcaaacacgtaacgagcgttcatatcatatgatccatcgtccggcaacttgtaccgtttctgcaaaaaccatagtgttatcataaaagcaaacatatatggaataactaaaatagtataaacaagtcatacccagaatgcatcccaaactagtgcctgtgtgttgtcaaacgttctacagacaccatagcgataatgctcccaagtggtggcggggacagactcgccagtaggcaaagtcacaagaccaggccagtgcagacgaacaagattaccaagaaccatgttcacctgcctgtagtgtcttgtgcctgtgaacgagtcgtcgatccaagtcctgcaaacagaaatcaatgtagaaattaaaacataactttcaataacatttaagcaaagatatgtcactcactttccactaggctttatcacaacccgagattcgggtggaagctctggaggtggtccaacaaaatgcagcttcctcgttctcttaactcgagaagttccagacccagctgcagaatctccaccagccccagaatccccagccccagaatccccaccagcgttgtctccagcatcatctcccacattatctccaccatcatcttcaacatcatctcttgcatgatcctctaccactggttcctcaatttcagcatcctatgaaacaaatagcttacatcatacaatattaagtaactcaaataatgtaatttaacaactaacttacatcttgtggaggcaaatgttctgccagcgctctccgtctgctcatggtagaacctgtgccctgaaaaactgaatcctcacccctcgagctgctcctcgagctactccttgacccaagcaaactacgagctaaagacttcattttctttgacatcctattttaacaaaaacaagttagtacataaatcgacaataaaataataaaatatgcaataaaatcataaaatatgcaataaaatcatgatccatactcgtcaatcgtaatcgtaatcaaaatcaggatctagttgctttcgtcgatttaatggacgccaagtagctttcttctttctcgtcactcgttttctttttggaggaacctctacatcattttgatcgcctaataaagattcttccaacatttcagtttgtacattaaacgtgcttgtaagttcttcgtcttggaaaatctcagcagcccccacttcctgctcgatttgactttcaacataaccagcatcaccaggagcatatagtcgttcacgcggattaactttgtacactaccctccaatcaaccaaaccgtttttcttagatggatatgtcatataatacacctgctcgcattggtgggcaaggattatagtgtcgtggccttttaatctatcgttgtgtttgacttccaccatgccatattgattttctcgcgttgtacttggagaaaaccaatcacaatcgaagaacaccactttgagttgtttatctccaaaaaacttgtactcgattatatcattaatgactccataataattagtcaccttcccttcatcatcgacagctctagttacaactccggagtttgtcgtggctgctagaggatgatcatcttcgaaccttgtggaacggaatctaaaaccattgacatcataccgaccataacgtctgccagttactgctcctagggataattgtcgaaggtccgggtgtatattgtcatttttatctacataatctcgaaaccaacacaagaaattaagtcccccatcttttccctctcgacgaatctggtcacgttcacagccagagatgcaattttgagaatcaaattccctgttagtacaaggaaacaaaccttttagtatcacaacaaaaattctagcggcaatgactaaaataaagtttacacttacaggagaaactgactcatctcttccatgttgttatacatgtaaagtaaagcagtcttccattcgtcgttggtgaaacagtatgttgtgctgggtcctacagttttgcccctccattgaaaaatttcaatatcactaatagggggctcgtcgacatgataccgcaacgtatgggcattgacattgtgttcctctgcaaagtacaggcccgtgaacgatgctatctctttgtatttgaattcttcagcgatgcacccttcaactcgtctcttattaccaaccattgcacgtagcttttttagtgtcctttcgatgtgatacatccatctatattgcacaggacctcctaccttagcttcgtatggtaggtgaacaagtagatgttgcatcagattgaagaaacctggtggaaatattttttcaagtttgcataccaaaatcggtatttcttgctcaagcttctccatcatctctttctttatttctttggcacaaagatgtctataaaagtagcttagctccgctaatgctttccagacatcattttttacaaaaccacgaaacataacaggaaggagtctttccattattatgtggtagtcatgactcttcaacccagaaaacttgcccgtcttcaaattcacagaccgtctaaagcccgcggcgtaaccatctgggaactttaagtttttcaaccatttcatcaattgtttcttccttttaggtttaatactgaaaggagcacgtggcttcttctgattctctcctatctctatagttggtcttctacagattaaggccaagtctttccttgccttagggttgtcttttgttttgtcggtgatattcatgcaagtgctgataatgctttcacccatatttcgttcctggtgcatgacatcaatgttatgcattagaatcaaggctttcatataagggagttcccatagaccacatttgtgagtccaattatgctcggttccataaccttcaaaacgatttccatgttcgtttagtttcaaatcattaagtctcgcgagaatctctggaccacttagacgcttgggtggtcccctcgtcacaatcgtgtcctttttaaaagcgttcctatcgaacctgaatgggtgatcctctggcaaaaaacatctatggcaatcgaagtaacatatctttccaccaaactttagtcgaaagcataaagtgtcttcaacgcatataggacatgtcaaaatcccatgacaactccatccagcaaagataccataagccataaaatcatgaatagaccataaaaacgcggctctcaggttgaacttctgtttcttgtaacaatcgtacgcctcgactccttcccacaaaattttcaattcttcaatcaggggtctcatcatcacatcgatctttgttccaggatgatccggaccaggtattacaagacacaagaaaataaattcatatttcatgcaaagagctggtggaaggttgtatggaacagcaaagacgagccaacatgagtacgacgttgcagttagattgaatggtgagaaaccatctgttgccaaaccgaagcggacattccgcacttcatcagcaaagctggaatcaaaagcatctagtgccttccatgcatctgtatcagctgggtgcaccatgacatttggattctcacgtaccccttctttgtgccacctcatgtgtctggctgtattcttggagatgaacaaacgtttcaaccgaggtatgagaggcatgtaacgaagctgcttacgtgcaatcttcgtagtcacggtcaaaccatcgtcgttttcaacctcaacgaatctacgctcaccacatacagtacacttcttctcacctgcggtctccttccagaaaagcatacaattattttcacagacatcgattttttcgtagtccataccaaggccagataacagctttttagactgatacatgtcctttggcatcttgtgattctccggaagtacatcactgatcaagttcaaaagttccttgtaacagttgtttgagaatgcaaacttagacttaatagccataagtcgagtcacaaatacaaggacagTCACTTtagtgtgttcatgcaacggctcttcggcagctttaaggagctcgaagaacttctgaacctcaggtgtagctggatcctcaaactcggtgggttgaccggggttctccgaatcgacggttagaaactcatggcgtacatcgtcaagcatctcttccatcctatcgtagtcctcctcttcatgtgactgaacttccgatacaatacgaggaggtgggtcctcaccgtggtgcacccacacctcatagcctggcatataaccgttcttgcaaatatgtatcgacatagtcctcctgtcaaggaaattaatgttccgacacttgctacaagggcacctaacatcggttccagtctctgaccgagcaaaagcatggtcgagaaaagcatcagtcttggccacccactcacttgatagagcacctcttttcttccaaccttcatacatccatcgacgattctcctccatactagatacgagacgttaacttaattagataaGTAATGCACGTGCCATCTGTTTTTACGAAGAAATCACGCCCCTACATctgtaggaaaggataggtcctaaacccacccaggagtgaccgacgaggccgtgtttatgacaagacatatggtcgtgcgaaatttcggcagcataaccccgttgttctccaatcgcacgcctaaaaatggtgcaattggagaacagagaggttatgctgccgaaactaagcaggagcacatgcttttgtcataaacacggactctgtcggtcaccccgaggctgtccaataaagggacaattccggCCCAACATACCTCACATGTGTCGCATGTAAGGTGTGTTGgaccgaaacgggtgacgcctaagtttCGTTTGTTGACACTACGATACACTATGAATAACTAGAATCATCGTTaaccatactagatacgagacgttaacttaattagttatGATTACTAATTAACCACACTAATACAATAGCCACTAATTAACCAAACTAATACAATAGCACTACAAAAAATCATTTCACGGGACCCTAAATCAAATAAaacaaccttatttccgagggctaataattaccctcgaaaattaaaagtttaaattatatagACACCACTACATAACATTATTACGGGTGACAAATCATATAAACTGACCTTAattccgagggcataataattaccctcggaaattaaaaatttaaattatctAAGCAACACTAAGTAAACGAAAACAAACTTAATTAATTACATAACCAAATTTCGCCATATAATCAAATTTAGGCCCTCGGATATAATAAGATAAACATTATTTAACATACTAATAATTTAATAACAACAGTGGAAactacaaaataaaaataaaaatacttACTTAGCAGTGGGCAGGGCAGTGGCGGCCGGCAGCGGGTGTCGACGGGGGGCGGGCGGCGGGTGTCGACGGCGGCGACGGGCGGtgacggggcggcggcggcgccgggcggTGACGGGCGGTGACGGGGCGGGCGGCGGGTGTCGACGGCGGGTgggcggggcggcggcggcgacgggcggtgacagcacggcggcggcggcgacgggcaGAGAGAAGAGAGGAGAGAGCGAGCGCGCATGAAAAATGAACCGCGCGCCGGGCTTGCCGTGTTAAAAAACCTTACCTCCGACGGCTACGtacgaggccgtcggacataagcttatgtccgacggctgtcaGGGTAGCCGTCGGAGGTAAGGCGGTACTTCCGAAAGCCCTTGGTGGCCGTCGGAGGTAACGCTATGTCCGACGGCATCGTAGACAGCCGTCGGAGATTAATTGACCGTCggatttttgttagtttactgtAGTGTATCTACTTTCTTTTCGTCAATATTCTCTGACAACCATACACGTACCAGCATTAGGGTACGCGTGTGTATATTTAAAGAATGTACGATCTGGATACTATGTTGTGGTTCTCCTCACTAGATACATCTAAAAAACTCGTTCGTATAACCCAACTTATCTATTGGCACCGATCTGGGTGATAATCACTGCTATGGGTACCGGCGGCGGTACTCTCTACagcagcgcggacggtccgcgacctggagcaGAGACGGGTTCACTCTGCTGACCACCCGGATGGTCCGTGTCTAGTGGTCggccggtccgcgcatgcgcaggggTGACAGCGTGTTCGCCAATAGCACCTGGATCTCGCTTTCGGGAAGGATCTCGTCGAGGTGGAGAGATTCAAGGGTTTGTCTTGGGATCGACAGGTCACCCAAAACGCCTCTATACGACGTAGAACCggagagaggtgaagattagagGGAGAAAGCTACGTTactatctactcctagggcaaaagGTAAAGAACGTACGATATATTCATTGTAATTTGATTGTTGGTGATTGCAATCAGCTGTACcccttaatatatatatatatatatattatatatatatatatggggtCTGGACCCGTTTCtagatgtcggggaccataattaggggtaccctcaagactcctaaatctcagctggtaacccccatcagcacaaagctgcaaaggcctgatgggagcgactaagtcaaggatcggtccattcgagggactcgatcatgcatcgactgagcccagcctcgggcaagggcagccgaccccggaggatctacgtctcgcccgaggcccccctccagcaacggacatactttcggctcgcccgaggcccagtcttcaccaagaagcaaccttggccaaatcaccacgccaaccgaccaaatcacaggggcatttaatgcaaaggtggcctgacacctttatcctgacgcacgccctacaatcgacagagccgaagtgaccgtagtcacttcgccgctccactgaccggtctgacaagaggacagcgccgcctgtgccgctccgactgctgtgccactcgacagagtgaggctgatagcagccaggcccggcctcaggcgccataggaaactccgcttcgcccgaccccagggctcggactcgggctcagccccggaagacgacgaactccgcttcgcccgaccccagggctcggactcgggctcagccccggaagacgacgaactccgcttcgcccgaccccagggctcggactcgggctcagccccggaagacgacgaactccgcttcgcccgaccccagggctcggactcagccctggcctcaaccgacggtcttcgcctcgcccgacccgggggctcggactcgacctcggaggagcctccacgtcgcccaacccagggcacggaccgaccatgtcaacatgaggcgccatcattaccctaccccaagctgactcaggctacggggaacaagaccggcgtcccatctggctcgctccgccagacaagtaatgatggcgccccgcacgctctatgacgacggcggctctcagcccccttacggaagcaagaggacgtcagcaaggactcgacagccccgacagctgtccttccgccaggctccagcgctcctccgacggccacgacaccacacgaaccgggtgccaaaacctctccggctgccacgatggcatgtacttagggcgctagctctccttcgctagacacgttagcacactgctacaccccccattgtacacctggatcctttccttgctcctataaaaggaaggaccagggccctcttacagagggttggccgcgcggggaaggacgggacggcgctcgcgcgaggccgctcgctccctcccccgtggacgcttgtaaccccctactgcaagcgcacccgacctgggcgcgggacaaacacgaaggtcgcggtatttccacctctcacgcccgtctccctccggctgcctccccccttcgcgctccgtctcgcgccgacccatctgggctggggcacgcggcgacaatttactcgtcggtccagggacccccgggtttcgaaacgccgacactaggtGTCTCCAAATAGCAACCACAAGTTTAGTGGGATAAACTCGCGCGGAAAAGAGATTAGTTGCGCCTGATCTGATCtaatcgcggaccgtccgtggaCCGAACCGTCCGGTTGTGCtcagtgccacaaatggtgctcaacaGTATCTAAGCCTTGTATCTTATTTACTAGAACCCCTTAAGATACAACTCATTTATGTGGGTTGTATGAGTGCAACCGTAACTAGAGTTAGAGAACCGTGCTAGTGACGTTCCTTCACCAAGATACGTCTCTTATGTGTTTTTTGTACTTACCCCCTTGATACCCTTCAAGATACGAGTCATTTAtgtgggttgtacatgcccta
Proteins encoded:
- the LOC118476882 gene encoding LOB domain-containing protein 13-like; protein product: MPTYGMPPPDFALPMPMLAPPPPPPPPSQFPMGFQTPPASVAAPGDGSGQDDTTNSWVNTIFNTQSPAGGGGYSNHPDDGYD